Proteins encoded together in one Amphritea japonica ATCC BAA-1530 window:
- a CDS encoding aromatic ring-hydroxylating oxygenase subunit alpha, translated as MTKKIIKSPISISEFDASYSDGGPVYSLPPECFTGDDFYQFELNAVWGHEWFCVGRANDIPKAGDYYTIDVGEDPLIVIRDRSGSINVVSNVCQHRGMLIVEGRGNTRRLRCPLHAWVYSTGGELVTAPGLTDKDEEDFNIKDVCLPKIRTEIWEGFIFVTYDESLPPLSDRLANLGEQLSNYKLSELRASEPLKMEAFDWNWKIFNDECYHCSVLHGGSWGEMYPLPPGSVDEQAKYNDADKGLVAYNLISQHKDAAPTHTGSILQPPMASLTDQEREQLSYITVAPNMFLVAMPDKVKFFIWLPKSATETWYGVSWMYPESTLERDDYQKNFQQEHDDLWQVMEEDLFAWRAMQKGMHSKHAPRGRLASEEQVIQRLQNWLVDMYRAEDKRADAQLAETE; from the coding sequence ATGACTAAAAAAATAATAAAAAGCCCAATCTCTATTTCTGAATTTGATGCGAGTTATAGTGACGGTGGTCCGGTTTATTCACTGCCGCCAGAATGTTTTACGGGTGATGATTTTTATCAGTTTGAATTGAATGCTGTATGGGGTCATGAATGGTTCTGTGTTGGCCGTGCGAATGATATCCCTAAAGCGGGTGATTACTACACTATTGATGTTGGTGAAGACCCTTTGATCGTTATCCGAGATCGTAGTGGTTCAATCAATGTCGTTTCAAATGTCTGTCAGCATCGGGGTATGTTGATTGTTGAAGGACGAGGTAATACGCGTCGGTTACGTTGCCCGTTACATGCCTGGGTTTACAGTACGGGTGGTGAGCTGGTTACTGCACCGGGTCTGACCGATAAAGATGAAGAAGACTTTAATATTAAAGATGTCTGTCTGCCGAAAATTCGTACTGAAATTTGGGAAGGTTTCATCTTTGTTACTTACGATGAAAGTTTACCGCCATTGAGTGATCGACTCGCCAACCTGGGTGAGCAGCTGAGCAATTATAAATTATCTGAATTGCGTGCTTCAGAACCGCTAAAAATGGAAGCGTTCGACTGGAACTGGAAGATTTTCAACGATGAATGTTATCACTGCTCAGTCCTGCATGGTGGTTCATGGGGAGAGATGTACCCGTTGCCTCCAGGCAGTGTTGATGAGCAGGCTAAATACAATGATGCCGACAAAGGTTTGGTGGCATATAACCTGATCAGCCAGCATAAAGACGCTGCACCAACGCATACGGGCTCTATCCTGCAGCCACCCATGGCAAGCTTGACAGACCAGGAACGTGAGCAACTGTCCTATATAACAGTGGCACCAAATATGTTCCTTGTGGCGATGCCAGACAAAGTGAAATTCTTCATCTGGCTGCCTAAGAGTGCGACAGAAACCTGGTATGGCGTGTCATGGATGTATCCGGAATCAACCCTGGAGCGTGATGATTACCAGAAGAACTTTCAGCAGGAACATGACGATCTGTGGCAGGTAATGGAAGAGGACCTGTTCGCCTGGAGGGCGATGCAGAAAGGGATGCACTCTAAACATGCACCCCGGGGTCGCCTGGCCTCTGAAGAGCAGGTTATCCAGCGTTTGCAGAACTGGCTGGTTGATATGTATCGGGCTGAAGATAAGCGGGCAGATGCTCAGCTTGCTGAGACTGAATAA
- a CDS encoding PDR/VanB family oxidoreductase, with translation MATTNQILVKVAAKQPLTEDVVGLTLVAVNGEPLPPWQPGAHIELALETCTDADGNVDADNVMLRQYSLCSDCNDSSQWQVAVLREEGGRGGSLFIHNQIQQGDTLKVSEPRNHFPFKPRKKCLFIAGGIGITPMLPMIQEADAKGLDWRLVYLSRERSRMSCLEKLAHYDQSRITLNGDKEDGYIDLPGLLATCDADTSVYSCGPKPLLDALEQRYAEQANPIWSLDIERFAAGPVDNSGGAFDVVINSTGQRIRIPEGESALTVLREAGIKIPTSCGDGVCGSCETGVLSGVPDHRDSILSEEERADNDYMMLCVSRSVSPELVLDL, from the coding sequence ATGGCAACGACTAATCAAATATTGGTAAAAGTGGCTGCTAAGCAACCGCTGACGGAAGATGTTGTAGGGTTGACGCTGGTTGCAGTAAACGGTGAGCCATTACCGCCATGGCAACCCGGTGCACATATTGAACTGGCCCTTGAAACCTGTACTGATGCCGACGGCAATGTGGACGCGGATAATGTCATGTTGCGACAGTACTCGTTATGCAGTGACTGTAACGATAGTAGCCAGTGGCAGGTGGCGGTTCTGCGCGAAGAGGGTGGCCGGGGAGGCTCTCTTTTTATTCACAATCAGATACAGCAAGGCGATACGCTGAAGGTGTCTGAACCCCGTAATCATTTTCCATTTAAACCGCGTAAAAAATGCCTGTTTATTGCCGGGGGTATTGGTATCACACCTATGTTGCCAATGATTCAGGAAGCTGATGCCAAAGGGCTTGATTGGCGTCTTGTGTATCTGTCTCGCGAACGTAGTCGTATGTCCTGCCTGGAAAAGCTGGCGCATTATGATCAGTCCCGTATCACGCTGAATGGTGATAAAGAAGATGGATATATTGATCTGCCAGGGTTATTAGCGACCTGTGATGCTGATACGTCAGTATATTCCTGTGGCCCTAAACCGCTCCTTGATGCCCTGGAGCAGCGCTATGCGGAACAGGCTAACCCGATCTGGAGTCTGGATATTGAACGCTTTGCGGCCGGTCCGGTTGATAACTCCGGCGGTGCGTTTGATGTGGTGATCAACAGTACCGGGCAGCGTATCCGTATCCCTGAAGGTGAATCGGCACTGACCGTACTGCGTGAAGCCGGTATTAAAATTCCCACGTCCTGTGGTGATGGTGTCTGTGGTTCCTGCGAAACCGGTGTGTTGTCCGGAGTACCTGATCATCGTGACTCGATCCTTTCTGAAGAGGAAAGAGCTGATAACGATTACATGATGCTGTGTGTCTCCCGGTCGGTCTCTCCAGAGTTGGTTCTGGATCTTTAA
- a CDS encoding TRAP transporter small permease, translated as MRTDSNVLQLFAALFIRFASFLAKAGAVLAVLLMAGMTLHVILEIILRAFFSTSTFVLDEFVGYGVAAMTFMALGYTFESNTLIRVNFILTKVHSRLGRQIIEIFCVSAALVLTSYIALYFWKSVARNIDRGSTSETIAAVPLWIPEAFVLLGLAIFIIQMLAYIVRVVSGQPLLSEQD; from the coding sequence ATGAGAACCGATTCAAATGTTTTGCAGTTGTTTGCTGCACTGTTTATACGCTTCGCTTCATTTCTGGCTAAAGCTGGAGCGGTGCTGGCAGTATTGCTGATGGCCGGTATGACTCTGCATGTGATTCTGGAGATCATTCTGCGGGCTTTCTTCAGTACCTCAACTTTTGTTCTGGATGAGTTTGTTGGCTACGGTGTTGCAGCAATGACTTTTATGGCGCTGGGTTATACTTTTGAGTCCAATACCCTGATCCGGGTGAACTTTATACTAACTAAGGTTCACAGTCGGCTTGGTCGTCAAATTATCGAGATTTTTTGTGTGAGTGCTGCTCTGGTGCTGACTTCGTATATCGCCCTGTATTTTTGGAAGAGTGTTGCCCGGAATATAGACCGGGGCTCAACCAGCGAGACTATCGCCGCGGTACCTCTGTGGATTCCAGAAGCCTTTGTCTTACTGGGTCTGGCGATCTTTATTATTCAGATGCTCGCCTACATTGTGCGGGTCGTTTCAGGCCAGCCGCTGCTGAGTGAGCAAGACTGA
- a CDS encoding NAD-dependent epimerase/dehydratase family protein, with protein sequence MSIKRVVVTGGAGRVGGYVVRQLLKSYEVVIADLVAGDSGVEYIEANVMDLPQLRKAFEGADAVVHLAALDYDWNCAPEEYIDINVRGTWHVLQAASEMKVQKVVLCSSVSACGLSEMRPDWHPVSLPIDETHENKPVQAYSVSKIVMEQMAKSFVDGTDMDVICLRPLAVVLDESLEQYIEFVDAPDRHWLFYYVTAEDVATAFDCALKAEGLRYGTFFLSADDTSHPEPTLEWYQDVIGDLPTVSIPRRFQENPRASVFSSSAAKELLGWQPTSDFEQLRAKAKARA encoded by the coding sequence ATGTCTATTAAACGTGTTGTTGTGACCGGTGGTGCTGGTCGCGTTGGGGGCTATGTTGTCCGCCAGTTATTAAAAAGCTATGAGGTTGTTATCGCTGATCTGGTTGCGGGGGATAGCGGTGTTGAATATATAGAAGCGAATGTGATGGATCTGCCGCAGTTGCGCAAAGCGTTTGAGGGTGCTGATGCAGTCGTGCATCTGGCAGCACTGGATTATGACTGGAACTGTGCCCCGGAAGAATATATCGATATCAATGTGCGTGGCACCTGGCATGTTCTGCAGGCGGCATCTGAGATGAAAGTACAAAAAGTGGTGCTCTGTTCCAGTGTTTCGGCCTGCGGCCTGAGTGAGATGCGCCCGGATTGGCATCCCGTTTCTTTGCCGATTGATGAAACTCATGAGAATAAGCCGGTGCAGGCTTACAGCGTTTCCAAAATCGTTATGGAGCAGATGGCGAAGAGCTTTGTTGATGGGACCGATATGGATGTGATCTGTCTGCGTCCACTGGCGGTCGTCCTGGATGAAAGCCTCGAACAGTATATCGAGTTTGTAGATGCGCCTGATCGACACTGGTTGTTCTACTACGTGACTGCCGAAGATGTAGCTACCGCATTTGACTGTGCTCTGAAGGCTGAAGGTTTGCGCTACGGCACGTTCTTCCTTAGCGCAGATGATACTTCGCACCCAGAGCCTACGCTGGAGTGGTATCAGGATGTGATTGGCGATCTCCCAACTGTCTCAATTCCCCGGCGCTTCCAGGAAAATCCACGCGCGTCAGTTTTCTCCAGTTCAGCGGCGAAAGAGCTACTGGGCTGGCAGCCTACCTCTGACTTTGAACAACTGCGGGCTAAAGCGAAAGCGCGTGCCTGA
- the dctP gene encoding TRAP transporter substrate-binding protein DctP, whose product MIKKITTTLGLSAVLSVASVLPVNAGTMIWDMPNEYPSTSVQGEGDKYFGVQLKKASKGEIEIAHHFGGALGLKSKDQLDAVGDGAVVLANTFIPPLGGVDPIFLLSSLPFLSSNTEEAKTLYDVAKPEYQRVLAKYNQKLLYASPWPSSGLWGKEALTNNEAVNNLKMRTYDANGTKVFRNAGSSPIQLSWADIVPQLSTGGIDGVLTSIEAGLSGSFNDYVSHFTALNYDSTINLITMNLDTWNGLSPELQQAVTAAAIETEAHVWNNTSNVVQEAYAAGRGKGLTIVESVPANFRSELQSAAQPVIQEWVKKMGPKGEELLSQYRAAVAKKVASN is encoded by the coding sequence ATGATTAAAAAAATAACTACAACATTGGGTTTGTCTGCAGTTTTATCGGTTGCTTCAGTATTGCCAGTCAATGCTGGAACTATGATCTGGGATATGCCTAACGAATATCCTTCAACTTCAGTTCAGGGTGAGGGTGACAAATACTTTGGTGTTCAGCTGAAGAAGGCGTCTAAGGGTGAAATCGAAATTGCCCATCACTTTGGTGGTGCGCTGGGTCTGAAATCTAAGGACCAGCTGGATGCGGTAGGCGACGGTGCTGTTGTGTTGGCGAATACCTTTATTCCGCCATTGGGTGGTGTTGATCCAATCTTCCTGCTGTCTTCTTTGCCTTTCCTGAGTTCGAATACTGAGGAAGCTAAAACATTGTACGATGTGGCTAAACCTGAATATCAGCGGGTACTGGCTAAATACAATCAGAAATTGTTGTACGCATCTCCATGGCCTTCAAGTGGTCTGTGGGGTAAGGAAGCACTGACTAATAACGAAGCGGTCAATAACCTGAAAATGCGTACTTATGACGCTAACGGTACTAAGGTGTTTCGTAATGCGGGTTCTTCACCAATTCAGCTGAGCTGGGCGGATATCGTACCGCAGCTGAGTACTGGTGGTATCGACGGTGTACTGACTTCAATCGAAGCCGGTTTGAGTGGTAGCTTCAATGACTATGTATCGCATTTCACGGCGCTTAACTACGATAGCACTATCAACCTGATAACGATGAATCTGGATACCTGGAATGGCCTTTCTCCTGAGTTGCAGCAAGCAGTGACTGCCGCAGCGATTGAGACCGAAGCACATGTCTGGAATAACACCAGTAACGTAGTGCAGGAAGCCTATGCAGCGGGTCGTGGAAAGGGACTGACTATTGTTGAAAGTGTGCCTGCTAACTTCCGTTCAGAGTTGCAATCAGCAGCTCAGCCTGTCATCCAGGAATGGGTCAAGAAGATGGGTCCTAAAGGTGAAGAATTGCTGTCCCAGTATCGTGCTGCGGTAGCAAAAAAGGTTGCTTCTAACTAA
- a CDS encoding TRAP transporter large permease: MDVLLTMGIMLALIILFLGLGVWVFVGLFLVAITSLTLIADFPLDRVGYIARSVIWRSSSAWELSAIPLFIWMGEIIFRTDISDRLFRGLSPFVQWMPGRLLHTNVLGCTLFAAVSGSTSATTATVGKITTTALAERGYNNALAVGSLAGAGSLGLLIPPSIVMIIYGVLAEVSIAKLFAAGIMPGLLVAFLYSSYIIVRCVINPELAPRSEEKLTLGRLLNGLKDLIPIVTLIFLVLGGIYSGIATPSEAAAVGVAATFVLVICMGSFSWDIVIEAAMGAVKTSCMVCSILISAAFLSTAIGYLHIPVELVKIIESLGLSPYALLGILALFYILLGFFLDGISIIVMSLPITLPLILQAGFDPIWYGVFLVLMVELAQMTPPVGFNLFILQGLTGQSIGRVVKAAFPFFLLMCVAVVIVSFFPQVVLFLPNMM; encoded by the coding sequence ATGGACGTTTTACTGACGATGGGCATTATGCTGGCCCTGATCATACTGTTTCTCGGCCTTGGGGTCTGGGTCTTTGTTGGTCTGTTTCTGGTCGCGATTACCAGTCTGACCCTCATCGCTGATTTCCCGCTGGACCGTGTTGGTTATATTGCCCGTTCTGTTATCTGGCGTAGCTCCAGTGCCTGGGAGTTATCAGCCATACCACTATTTATCTGGATGGGAGAAATAATTTTCCGTACCGATATTTCTGATCGATTGTTCCGAGGTCTTTCACCCTTTGTACAGTGGATGCCGGGTCGGTTATTACATACAAATGTACTGGGCTGTACCTTATTTGCCGCCGTGAGTGGGTCTACTTCTGCGACAACAGCCACCGTGGGTAAAATCACTACGACTGCGCTGGCTGAACGTGGTTATAACAATGCTTTAGCCGTTGGTTCGCTGGCGGGAGCCGGTAGTTTAGGGCTGTTGATTCCACCGTCAATCGTCATGATTATTTATGGCGTGCTGGCTGAGGTTTCGATTGCTAAGCTTTTTGCTGCGGGCATTATGCCGGGCCTTTTGGTCGCTTTTTTGTATTCCTCTTACATTATCGTTCGTTGCGTTATTAACCCTGAATTAGCGCCACGCTCAGAAGAAAAGTTGACGCTGGGTCGCCTGCTTAATGGTCTGAAAGATCTGATACCGATAGTGACGTTGATCTTTCTGGTGCTCGGCGGGATTTACAGTGGTATCGCAACACCGTCAGAAGCTGCGGCGGTAGGTGTTGCCGCAACCTTTGTTCTGGTCATTTGCATGGGTAGTTTTTCCTGGGATATCGTCATTGAAGCGGCGATGGGAGCGGTAAAAACCTCCTGTATGGTGTGCTCAATTCTGATATCTGCAGCATTCTTGTCTACTGCGATTGGTTATTTGCATATCCCGGTTGAGCTGGTGAAAATTATTGAGAGTCTGGGATTATCACCCTATGCATTACTGGGAATTCTGGCGCTGTTTTATATTTTGCTGGGTTTCTTCCTCGATGGTATTTCTATCATTGTGATGAGCTTGCCAATTACACTGCCACTGATTTTGCAGGCCGGGTTTGACCCGATCTGGTACGGAGTGTTTCTGGTACTGATGGTCGAGCTGGCGCAGATGACTCCTCCGGTTGGTTTTAACCTGTTTATTTTGCAGGGATTGACCGGGCAGTCGATTGGCAGAGTAGTAAAGGCGGCTTTCCCGTTTTTCCTACTGATGTGTGTGGCAGTAGTGATCGTCAGCTTTTTCCCGCAGGTTGTGCTGTTCCTGCCGAACATGATGTAA
- a CDS encoding universal stress protein encodes MSLPQINKILYTTSLGAYTRSVYRHAIQLAQQNQAELVMLHVVNPVGELGEALIRQYLPKDLVKKVHDEGIAKVIKQMEERVQLFFDEELQNLDVPVKIKVTPKVVEGNHDEAILATAKQEQVDLIVMGTENKLGLHSQSHTTQQVIKRSKVPVLVVPTGKDYNR; translated from the coding sequence ATGAGCTTGCCGCAAATTAATAAAATTCTGTATACAACGTCGTTGGGGGCCTATACCCGTTCTGTTTATCGTCATGCCATTCAGCTGGCGCAACAAAATCAGGCAGAGTTGGTTATGTTGCATGTGGTTAATCCAGTAGGTGAACTGGGTGAAGCACTTATTCGTCAATATCTGCCTAAAGATCTGGTGAAGAAAGTTCACGATGAAGGCATTGCCAAAGTGATTAAACAGATGGAAGAGCGGGTTCAGCTGTTCTTCGATGAAGAGCTCCAAAACCTGGATGTTCCTGTCAAAATTAAAGTGACGCCGAAAGTGGTTGAAGGTAATCATGATGAAGCTATTTTGGCGACGGCGAAACAAGAGCAGGTTGATCTGATAGTTATGGGTACTGAAAATAAGCTGGGCTTACATAGTCAGAGCCATACTACTCAGCAGGTGATTAAGAGATCAAAAGTGCCTGTGTTAGTTGTACCAACGGGAAAGGATTACAACCGTTAA
- a CDS encoding substrate-binding domain-containing protein, with amino-acid sequence MKRIQVVPSWSFRDSGGNQLNPQLFSLLGAIHETGKLTAATEKIGISYRHGWNLLNTWAAFFGLPLVNMQKGKGATLSALGEKLLWAEQRVLARLEPQLDSLASELNLEIHRALEGVSPLLRLHASYGYAVALLPDFSDDIQLDLQYKSAEDALASLNRGVCDVAGFHVPVNGREGGMSDALYETYSRHLKPRVHKIIKFITRRQGLMVKSGNPQKIAGLKDLVRKDVKFINRQKDSGTRALLDELLRREGVNSKKISGFADEEFTHSAVAAFVAAGMADVGMGVEAAARQFGLDFIPLSSEHYLLVCHNKTLKQEAMLRLLESIRGDAFQQAVLKLPGYSPDDCGEVVTVDKVLSS; translated from the coding sequence ATGAAACGAATTCAGGTTGTTCCAAGCTGGTCATTCCGCGACTCAGGCGGTAACCAGTTGAATCCTCAGTTATTTTCGCTACTGGGTGCAATACATGAGACCGGTAAGCTCACGGCGGCGACTGAAAAAATAGGCATATCCTATCGCCATGGCTGGAACCTTCTGAACACCTGGGCGGCCTTCTTTGGTCTGCCGTTAGTGAATATGCAGAAGGGTAAAGGGGCAACTCTGTCTGCGCTGGGGGAAAAGCTCCTCTGGGCAGAACAACGGGTGTTAGCTCGTCTTGAACCGCAGCTAGACAGTCTTGCGTCAGAGCTTAATCTGGAAATTCACCGTGCTCTGGAAGGGGTAAGCCCGCTACTGCGTCTGCATGCCAGTTATGGCTATGCAGTGGCTTTATTACCGGACTTCTCTGACGACATTCAATTGGATCTGCAGTACAAGAGCGCTGAAGACGCTCTGGCGTCCCTGAATAGAGGTGTTTGTGATGTTGCTGGTTTCCATGTGCCGGTCAACGGTCGGGAAGGAGGGATGAGCGATGCCCTTTACGAAACCTATAGCCGCCACTTGAAACCCCGGGTACATAAGATTATTAAGTTCATAACCCGCCGGCAGGGGCTGATGGTGAAGTCTGGAAACCCTCAGAAGATCGCCGGGCTTAAAGACTTAGTGCGTAAAGATGTAAAATTCATCAATCGTCAGAAAGACTCTGGAACCCGGGCACTGCTGGATGAGTTATTACGCCGGGAAGGAGTAAACAGTAAAAAGATCAGCGGTTTTGCCGATGAGGAGTTTACTCACTCCGCCGTTGCAGCCTTCGTTGCTGCCGGAATGGCTGATGTAGGTATGGGTGTGGAAGCGGCGGCCCGCCAGTTCGGGCTGGATTTTATACCGTTATCTTCAGAGCATTACTTGTTGGTGTGTCATAACAAAACACTGAAACAGGAGGCAATGCTGCGGTTGTTGGAAAGCATTCGCGGGGACGCGTTTCAGCAAGCAGTGCTGAAATTACCGGGGTATTCGCCGGATGATTGTGGCGAGGTTGTTACAGTCGATAAGGTTCTTAGTAGTTAG
- a CDS encoding formate dehydrogenase subunit gamma: MTAVNEQLLPVVAEIVTGLKHKPGALLPILHEVQNRLGYIPPDAVPLIAESLNQSRADIHGVISFYHQFRTTAPGKHTVEVCRAEACQAMGARQLEAHAKTTLGVDYHGTTSDKNVTLEEVYCLGNCACSPSVRINDEIVGRVTPEKFDQLIDELRSQTLEVL; this comes from the coding sequence ATGACCGCAGTTAACGAACAGCTGTTGCCGGTAGTGGCCGAAATCGTCACTGGCTTGAAGCATAAACCAGGCGCTTTGCTGCCGATCCTTCATGAAGTACAAAACCGTCTGGGTTACATTCCTCCGGACGCTGTACCTTTGATCGCAGAATCCCTGAATCAATCCCGCGCTGACATACACGGCGTTATCAGTTTCTATCATCAGTTTCGTACCACGGCACCGGGTAAACATACCGTTGAAGTCTGTCGTGCTGAAGCCTGCCAGGCCATGGGTGCGCGCCAACTGGAAGCTCACGCCAAAACAACGCTGGGTGTGGACTATCACGGCACGACCAGTGACAAAAACGTCACGCTGGAAGAAGTCTACTGTTTAGGGAACTGCGCCTGTTCACCTTCAGTCAGAATCAATGATGAGATCGTCGGCCGGGTAACCCCCGAGAAATTCGATCAGCTGATCGATGAGCTACGCTCACAAACACTGGAGGTTCTCTGA
- a CDS encoding LysR substrate-binding domain-containing protein, which translates to MLHLPLLNALKTFVVAGHYLNFTKASEDLLVSPSAVSHQIRVLEDYLGFKLFIRQNRTLTLTIDGAHLHASLEGPFDQIARAIQDTLHNRGRESLNIALRPFLSSAWLAPRLNSFWGQNPKIEIDLTHTIKVPDFMTDHVDLGIVWGKGDWPDMEAKFLLPGDLTPICSASLIEQKGRPKNPADLSDFTLIHDEDRSAWDAWLEKSGAGNVSCKANLIIDDTNVRVQSILNGQGVMLGCPTLLKRELEEGRLVQLFDICLDTYSYYLVYPKKMQLTQNMETFVNWILQQTDDKSFSQ; encoded by the coding sequence ATGCTCCATCTACCCTTGTTAAATGCTTTGAAAACGTTTGTTGTAGCAGGGCACTATCTTAACTTTACGAAAGCTTCTGAAGATCTGCTGGTCTCTCCTTCGGCCGTTAGCCATCAGATTCGCGTGCTGGAAGACTATCTGGGCTTCAAATTGTTTATTCGCCAGAATCGTACTTTGACACTAACGATCGACGGTGCGCATCTGCATGCCTCTCTCGAAGGCCCTTTTGATCAGATCGCCCGGGCCATTCAAGATACTCTGCATAACCGGGGTCGTGAGTCACTTAATATTGCACTTCGGCCATTTTTGTCCAGTGCCTGGCTGGCGCCACGGTTGAATAGCTTCTGGGGCCAGAATCCTAAGATAGAGATCGACCTGACCCATACCATTAAAGTGCCTGACTTTATGACTGATCATGTCGATCTGGGTATTGTCTGGGGGAAAGGTGACTGGCCTGATATGGAAGCTAAATTTTTACTCCCGGGAGATCTGACACCGATCTGCAGTGCCAGCCTGATCGAACAAAAGGGACGCCCGAAAAATCCTGCTGATTTAAGTGACTTTACCCTGATCCATGATGAAGATCGCTCAGCCTGGGATGCCTGGCTGGAAAAATCAGGGGCTGGCAATGTCAGTTGTAAGGCAAATCTGATTATCGATGACACTAATGTCAGGGTCCAGTCCATCCTTAATGGTCAGGGGGTCATGCTCGGTTGTCCTACCTTACTTAAGAGGGAGCTCGAAGAGGGGCGATTGGTGCAGTTGTTTGATATCTGCCTGGATACCTATTCCTACTATCTTGTTTACCCAAAGAAAATGCAGTTAACCCAGAATATGGAAACTTTTGTTAACTGGATTTTGCAGCAAACGGATGACAAGTCTTTCTCACAGTAA
- the gloA gene encoding lactoylglutathione lyase, which yields MSSKIKFHLDHTMIRVINLEKSLDFYVRIMGMKILRKNEYPDGRFTNVFIGYGPENITTTIEITNNWDTEKPYDKGEAYGHIAFNVENVSAAMEYLEAEGVTIKSPAKPMNHGTRMLGFVFDPDGYIIELNEPLNS from the coding sequence ATGTCTTCAAAAATAAAATTCCACCTTGACCATACGATGATAAGAGTTATTAATCTTGAAAAATCTCTGGACTTTTATGTTCGAATAATGGGAATGAAAATATTAAGAAAAAACGAATATCCCGACGGAAGATTTACCAATGTTTTTATTGGTTATGGCCCTGAAAACATCACTACAACAATTGAAATAACAAACAACTGGGATACAGAAAAACCTTATGATAAAGGTGAAGCCTATGGCCATATTGCATTTAATGTTGAAAATGTATCTGCCGCAATGGAATACCTGGAAGCAGAAGGTGTAACAATAAAAAGTCCGGCCAAGCCGATGAATCACGGCACCCGAATGCTGGGGTTTGTATTCGACCCAGACGGTTACATCATAGAGCTGAACGAACCGTTGAATAGCTAA